The following DNA comes from Mesotoga infera.
CACATTTTCTGTACCAGAGAACAGATACAGCAGGAGATCATGGGAGTAATCGACTTTGTACAGAAGATATATTCTCCTTTCAATTTCGAGTACAGGGCTGAGCTTTCAACGAGGCCTGAAGATTACATGGGCGAAGTGGAGCTCTGGGATATAGCTACAAAGGCGCTTGAAGATTCTCTGAAGGCAAAGAATATGGAGTTCAAGGTCAATGAAGGTGACGGTGCCTTCTACGGTCCGAAGATCGATTATCACATAAAGGATTCGCTCGGGAGAGAATGGCAGTGTGCGACCATTCAGCTGGATTTCATGATGCCGGAACGATTTGGGATCAAGTATATCGGTCCCGACAACGACGAGTATCAGCCGGTTATGATTCACAGAGCCATCTACGGTTCAGTTGAGAGATTCATGGGAATACTCATCGAGCACTTCGCAGGAGCCTTTCCGACTTGGTTTGCTCCGACCCAGATTGCAGTCATCCCCATTGCCGACAGACACATCGAATACGCTGAGTCAGTCGCTTCTGAACTGAAGAACAAGGGGTTCAGAGTCGAGGTTGATGACAGGCAGAAATCCAC
Coding sequences within:
- the thrS gene encoding threonine--tRNA ligase, with translation QQFAVKPMNCPGHIIVYKSSSVSYRDLPMKLFEFGKVHRYERSGVLHGLFRVRGFVQDDAHIFCTREQIQQEIMGVIDFVQKIYSPFNFEYRAELSTRPEDYMGEVELWDIATKALEDSLKAKNMEFKVNEGDGAFYGPKIDYHIKDSLGREWQCATIQLDFMMPERFGIKYIGPDNDEYQPVMIHRAIYGSVERFMGILIEHFAGAFPTWFAPTQIAVIPIADRHIEYAESVASELKNKGFRVEVDDRQKSTNYKIRDAQMLKVPYMLIVGDRESERGTVSVRLRSEKDLGSVELDAFIEKLSEEIRTRRATSIFE